From the genome of Carboxydocella sporoproducens DSM 16521, one region includes:
- the argF gene encoding ornithine carbamoyltransferase codes for MALALNEIQKAMQGRDFLCMSDYTREELKEMIALALHLKKEQKMGVSHPILQGKTLAMIFRKSSTRTRVSFEVGMYQLGGYPLFLSSNDIQLGRGEPIADTARVLSRMVDGIMIRTFAQAEVEELAQFADVPVINGLTDLLHPCQVLADLMTIQEYKGKLAGLKLAYVGDGNNMAHSLLIGGAKMGMKVAVASPEGYLPQAEIVAKAQAFAAESGGEILVTTDPVEAVTDADVVYTDVWASMGQEAEAEERARIFQPYQVNEELVAKARADYLFLHCLPAHRGEEVTAGVIDGPNSVVFDEAENRLHAQKALLALLL; via the coding sequence ATGGCATTAGCATTAAATGAAATTCAAAAAGCCATGCAGGGGCGGGATTTTCTCTGCATGTCTGACTATACCAGAGAAGAGCTGAAGGAAATGATTGCTCTGGCTCTGCACCTGAAAAAAGAACAGAAAATGGGGGTATCCCACCCCATTTTACAGGGCAAAACCCTGGCCATGATTTTCCGCAAATCTTCGACCCGGACCAGGGTGTCCTTTGAAGTGGGCATGTATCAGTTAGGAGGCTATCCCCTCTTTTTGAGCAGCAATGATATTCAGCTGGGACGGGGGGAACCGATTGCTGATACTGCGCGGGTGCTGTCCCGCATGGTGGATGGCATTATGATCCGTACCTTTGCCCAGGCCGAGGTGGAGGAGCTGGCTCAGTTTGCCGATGTGCCGGTAATCAACGGCTTGACCGATCTGCTGCATCCCTGCCAGGTGCTGGCTGACCTGATGACCATCCAGGAATACAAAGGCAAGCTGGCTGGACTGAAGCTGGCCTATGTGGGGGATGGCAACAATATGGCCCATTCCCTGCTGATTGGTGGAGCCAAGATGGGGATGAAGGTAGCGGTGGCCAGCCCGGAAGGCTATCTGCCTCAGGCGGAGATTGTGGCTAAAGCTCAGGCCTTTGCCGCTGAAAGCGGTGGGGAAATTCTGGTTACTACTGATCCGGTGGAAGCGGTAACGGATGCCGATGTGGTCTATACTGATGTCTGGGCTTCCATGGGGCAGGAAGCAGAAGCCGAGGAGCGGGCCCGGATCTTCCAACCCTATCAGGTCAATGAGGAACTGGTAGCCAAAGCCAGGGCAGATTATCTCTTTCTGCACTGTCTGCCGGCCCACCGCGGGGAGGAAGTAACCGCCGGTGTAATCGATGGTCCCAATTCAGTGGTGTTTGATGAGGCGGAAAACCGGCTGCATGCCCAAAAGGCTCTGCTGGCCCTGTTGTTGTAG
- the thrC gene encoding threonine synthase: MQYISTRNNFRPVSAAEAINLGMVPAGGLFVPESFPQFSREELTELVESSYQELGAAILERYLTDYSREEIRTCLQRAYNASSFAHPEMAPVVSLAEDIHILELWHGPTAAFKDMALQLLPHLLVTARHKLGASRELVILVATSGDTGKAALEGFKDVPGIRIMVFYPQGGVSQVQERQMLTTGGQNTRVVAVTGNFDDCQNGVKAIFADADLRNYLADRGFELSSANSINWGRLVPQIIYYFSAYLQLVRRGRIVLGDEVNVVVPTGNFGNILAAWYARRMGLPLGKLICASNENNVLTDFFRNGTYDRRRQFKLTNSPSMDILISSNLERFLYDLTGGDGEKITLWFNQLAETGHYTVDEQTRQAIAEVLWAGWCDQEDTLKTIGEVFDRYHYTLDTHTAVAYKVYQDFLQASGDKRPAVIAATASPFKFVSSVLSALVSAGDREGLDEFEQLNMLSRISGLPLHPGLAGLKEKEVRHNWQAGKTELKSQLLCWLGL; this comes from the coding sequence ATGCAGTATATCAGCACCAGGAATAATTTCCGGCCGGTCAGCGCTGCAGAAGCCATCAATCTGGGCATGGTGCCTGCTGGAGGCTTGTTTGTGCCGGAAAGTTTTCCGCAATTCAGCAGGGAAGAGTTGACGGAACTGGTGGAAAGTTCGTACCAGGAGCTGGGAGCAGCCATCCTGGAGCGCTATCTGACCGATTATAGTCGGGAAGAAATTCGCACTTGTTTACAACGGGCCTATAATGCCAGCAGTTTCGCTCATCCGGAAATGGCCCCGGTGGTTTCACTGGCGGAAGACATCCACATCCTGGAACTCTGGCATGGGCCCACGGCAGCCTTCAAGGATATGGCCCTGCAGCTGCTGCCCCATTTGCTGGTGACAGCCAGACACAAACTGGGAGCGTCCAGGGAACTGGTAATTCTGGTGGCCACTTCCGGAGATACCGGCAAAGCCGCTCTGGAAGGGTTCAAGGATGTTCCCGGTATTCGCATTATGGTCTTCTATCCTCAGGGGGGAGTAAGTCAGGTCCAGGAACGGCAGATGCTCACCACCGGTGGACAGAATACCCGCGTAGTTGCTGTAACTGGCAATTTTGATGATTGCCAGAATGGGGTCAAGGCCATTTTTGCTGACGCAGATTTGCGGAACTATCTGGCTGACAGGGGCTTTGAGCTTTCATCAGCCAATTCCATCAACTGGGGGCGCCTGGTACCGCAGATTATCTATTATTTCAGTGCCTACTTGCAGCTGGTGCGACGGGGCCGAATTGTGCTGGGCGACGAGGTCAATGTGGTGGTACCCACCGGAAACTTCGGCAATATCCTGGCGGCCTGGTATGCCAGAAGGATGGGGCTGCCGCTGGGCAAGCTGATCTGCGCCTCCAATGAAAATAATGTACTGACTGATTTTTTCCGAAACGGTACCTATGACCGGCGCCGCCAGTTCAAACTGACCAACAGCCCTTCGATGGATATCCTTATTTCCAGTAACCTGGAACGTTTTCTCTATGACTTAACTGGAGGGGATGGGGAGAAAATCACCCTCTGGTTTAATCAGCTGGCAGAAACGGGGCATTATACGGTGGATGAGCAGACCCGCCAGGCCATAGCGGAAGTACTCTGGGCCGGCTGGTGTGACCAGGAAGATACACTGAAGACTATTGGTGAAGTGTTTGACCGTTATCACTATACCCTGGATACCCATACGGCCGTTGCCTACAAAGTTTACCAGGATTTTCTTCAGGCCAGTGGTGATAAGCGGCCTGCGGTAATTGCCGCTACTGCCAGTCCCTTTAAATTTGTCAGCAGTGTGCTGTCCGCTCTGGTCAGCGCCGGGGACAGAGAGGGGCTGGATGAATTTGAACAGCTGAATATGCTCAGCCGCATTAGCGGCCTGCCCCTCCATCCCGGTTTGGCTGGCCTTAAGGAAAAAGAGGTGCGCCATAACTGGCAGGCTGGCAAGACGGAGCTGAAATCCCAGCTGCTTTGCTGGCTGGGTTTATAG
- a CDS encoding demethylmenaquinone methyltransferase, which yields MSLPSKEQKESYVREMFNAIARRYDLMNTLMTFGLDRRWRRFAVARSGMGPGKQALDICCGTGMLAMALAEAGGPTGRVVGLDFSENMLAVARENLRHFPLQENITLIQGNAMALPFADNSFDCVTVGWGLRNVPDLDQVLREMTRVVKPGGMVVSLDMAKPSAPVFKELYWFYFEKLVPLMGKFWAGRASAYSYLHDSARVFPHQAELARRFAAAGLVDCRYHDLTGGVVAVVEGRKPR from the coding sequence ATGTCTTTACCCAGTAAGGAACAGAAAGAAAGCTATGTACGGGAAATGTTCAATGCTATTGCCCGCCGCTATGATTTGATGAATACCCTGATGACCTTTGGGCTGGACCGGCGCTGGCGCCGCTTTGCCGTAGCCCGTTCCGGTATGGGACCTGGAAAACAGGCTCTGGATATTTGCTGTGGTACCGGCATGCTGGCCATGGCCCTGGCAGAAGCCGGTGGTCCTACAGGCAGGGTGGTTGGTCTGGATTTTTCGGAAAATATGCTGGCTGTAGCCCGGGAAAACCTGCGCCATTTTCCCCTGCAGGAGAATATCACCTTGATTCAGGGCAATGCCATGGCCCTGCCCTTTGCCGACAATAGCTTTGATTGTGTAACTGTGGGCTGGGGCCTGAGGAATGTACCTGACCTGGACCAGGTCTTGCGGGAAATGACCCGGGTGGTAAAGCCCGGGGGCATGGTGGTCAGCCTGGATATGGCTAAACCCAGTGCTCCGGTTTTTAAGGAACTCTACTGGTTTTATTTCGAGAAACTGGTCCCGCTGATGGGAAAATTCTGGGCCGGAAGGGCCAGTGCCTACAGCTATCTGCATGACTCGGCCAGGGTTTTCCCCCATCAGGCTGAGCTGGCCCGGCGCTTTGCTGCTGCCGGTCTGGTGGATTGTCGCTACCATGATTTGACCGGCGGCGTGGTAGCGGTAGTGGAAGGACGGAAACCCCGGTAA
- the argH gene encoding argininosuccinate lyase: MGKLWGGRFAKTTDKLVEDFHSSIHFDQRLYRQDILGSIAHATMLGEQGIITPAEADQIIAGLKELLAEIEAGKVQFDVAAEDIHMNIEKLLTEKIGAVGKKLHTARSRNDQVALDIRLYLREEIGQVKHLLLELIETLLELAQQHTETVMPGYTHLQRAQPITLAHHLLAYIAMFQRDVERLQDVLKRVNVCPLGSGALAGTTFPLNRERVAELLDFPAITMNSLDAVSDRDFAIEFCAAASLLMMHLSRFSEEIILWSSSEFAFIELDDAFSTGSSIMPQKKNPDVAELVRGKTGRVYGDLMALLTVMKGLPLAYNKDMQEDKEALFDAIDTVKGCLLVFTPMLATMKVREDNMRKAAQGGFTNATDLADYLAKKGVPFREAHEIVGKAVLYCVEQGKALEEVTLEEYRQMSPVFAEDLYEAISIDYCVQARQVPGGPAPAAVRIALQQVEKWLAASRQ, encoded by the coding sequence GTGGGTAAACTCTGGGGTGGCCGCTTTGCCAAAACCACAGATAAACTGGTGGAGGATTTTCACTCTTCCATTCATTTTGATCAGCGCCTCTATCGCCAGGATATCCTGGGCAGTATTGCTCATGCCACCATGCTGGGCGAACAGGGGATTATCACTCCGGCTGAGGCGGACCAGATTATAGCTGGCCTGAAAGAGCTGCTGGCGGAGATTGAGGCCGGGAAAGTCCAATTTGACGTAGCTGCGGAAGATATCCATATGAATATAGAAAAGCTGCTGACTGAAAAAATCGGAGCAGTGGGGAAAAAGCTCCACACCGCCCGCAGCCGCAATGACCAGGTGGCCCTGGATATTCGCCTGTATCTGCGGGAGGAGATCGGACAAGTCAAACACCTGTTGCTGGAATTGATTGAAACCTTGCTGGAACTGGCCCAGCAACATACGGAGACGGTGATGCCCGGCTATACCCATTTACAACGGGCTCAGCCTATTACCCTGGCCCATCACTTGCTGGCCTATATTGCCATGTTCCAGCGGGATGTGGAAAGGCTGCAGGATGTCCTGAAGCGGGTAAATGTCTGTCCCCTGGGATCGGGGGCGCTGGCCGGCACCACTTTTCCCCTGAACCGGGAAAGGGTAGCTGAGTTACTGGATTTTCCGGCCATTACCATGAACTCTCTGGATGCCGTCAGTGACCGGGATTTTGCCATTGAATTCTGTGCTGCTGCTTCCCTGCTGATGATGCATCTCAGCCGTTTCAGTGAGGAAATCATCCTCTGGTCCAGCAGTGAGTTTGCCTTTATTGAACTGGATGATGCTTTCAGTACCGGCAGTTCCATTATGCCGCAAAAGAAAAATCCTGATGTAGCAGAACTGGTGCGGGGCAAGACCGGTCGGGTTTATGGTGACTTGATGGCCTTGCTGACAGTGATGAAGGGGTTGCCTCTGGCCTATAACAAGGATATGCAAGAGGATAAGGAAGCTCTCTTTGATGCCATCGATACGGTTAAGGGTTGTTTGCTGGTCTTTACTCCCATGCTGGCAACAATGAAGGTACGGGAAGATAATATGCGCAAGGCTGCTCAGGGTGGCTTCACCAATGCCACCGATCTGGCAGATTATCTGGCCAAAAAAGGGGTGCCTTTCCGGGAAGCCCATGAAATTGTGGGTAAAGCAGTGCTTTATTGTGTAGAGCAGGGCAAGGCCCTGGAGGAAGTAACACTGGAAGAATACCGGCAAATGTCACCGGTGTTTGCAGAAGACCTTTATGAGGCTATCAGTATTGATTACTGTGTCCAGGCCCGGCAGGTACCGGGAGGACCGGCGCCGGCAGCTGTCCGGATCGCATTGCAGCAAGTGGAAAAATGGCTGGCGGCCAGTAGACAATAG
- the dapG gene encoding aspartate kinase, giving the protein MKIIVQKFGGTSVADGEGRARAIERILAAKAEGYQPVVVVSAMGRKGAPYATDTLISLVKEINPEVNPRELDLLISCGEIISTVVMAHTLNSMGHPAIALTGGQAGIKTDANFGNAQILEVDPMPILRQVMEDKIVVVAGFQGIAPDGSITTLGRGGSDTTATALGAALQAEVVEIYTDVDGVMTVDPRVEPEAKILEEISYREVCEMAYQGAKVIHPRAVEVAMSRQVPIRIKNTFSDAKGTLISQSAAERVITGIAHLTGLSQVRVLSSRDGQQNWQLVRVKLFRVLAEKGISVDVISVLPDGVYFTVSQADGFKACQYLHEAGFACELVENCAKVSVIGAGMQGVPGVMAEIMETLYSAGIDILQTSDSDITISFLVPESQLKEAVHVLHRKLGW; this is encoded by the coding sequence GTGAAAATCATTGTGCAGAAATTCGGCGGTACATCGGTAGCAGATGGGGAAGGCAGGGCCCGGGCTATTGAGCGCATTCTGGCCGCCAAAGCAGAAGGCTATCAGCCGGTGGTAGTGGTTTCAGCTATGGGGCGCAAGGGGGCTCCCTATGCTACTGACACCTTGATTAGCCTGGTGAAAGAAATTAATCCAGAGGTTAATCCCCGGGAGCTGGATTTGCTCATTTCCTGCGGAGAGATTATCTCTACAGTAGTTATGGCTCATACCCTCAATAGCATGGGCCACCCGGCCATTGCTTTAACTGGCGGCCAGGCCGGGATCAAGACTGATGCCAATTTTGGCAATGCCCAGATTTTAGAGGTTGACCCCATGCCCATTTTGCGACAGGTGATGGAAGATAAAATCGTGGTGGTAGCCGGTTTTCAGGGGATTGCTCCTGATGGCAGTATCACGACCCTGGGCCGGGGCGGCAGTGACACTACCGCTACCGCACTGGGGGCAGCCTTACAGGCTGAAGTGGTGGAAATCTATACCGACGTGGATGGGGTAATGACCGTTGATCCCCGGGTGGAGCCGGAAGCCAAGATTCTGGAGGAAATCTCTTACCGGGAAGTGTGCGAAATGGCCTATCAGGGTGCTAAAGTCATTCATCCCCGGGCCGTTGAAGTGGCCATGAGCCGCCAGGTACCCATTCGCATTAAAAATACCTTTTCTGATGCCAAAGGTACCCTCATTTCCCAGTCTGCTGCTGAACGGGTCATTACCGGGATTGCCCACCTGACCGGGCTCAGCCAGGTCCGGGTTCTTTCCAGCCGGGATGGTCAGCAAAACTGGCAGCTGGTGCGAGTCAAGCTGTTCCGGGTGCTGGCGGAAAAGGGCATCAGTGTGGATGTAATCTCTGTTCTGCCCGATGGGGTATACTTTACGGTGTCTCAGGCCGATGGTTTTAAAGCCTGTCAATACCTGCATGAAGCAGGATTCGCCTGTGAACTGGTGGAAAACTGTGCCAAGGTATCGGTTATCGGTGCCGGGATGCAAGGGGTTCCAGGGGTAATGGCGGAAATCATGGAAACCCTCTATAGTGCCGGAATAGATATCCTGCAAACTTCGGACTCGGATATCACTATTTCCTTCCTGGTACCGGAAAGTCAATTGAAAGAAGCGGTTCATGTTTTGCACCGCAAGTTAGGCTGGTAA
- the carB gene encoding carbamoyl-phosphate synthase large subunit — MPKRQDIKKVLVIGSGPIIIGQAAEFDYAGTQACKALKEEGLEVVLVNSNPATIMTDANMADKIYIEPLQWQTVAQIIEKERPDGLLPTLGGQTGLNIAVELAEKGILQQYGVALLGTPLEAIKRAEDRELFRALMLEIGEPIPPSTIVETVDAALAFAEEIGYPVIVRPAYTLGGSGGGIAHNARELAQIADKGLKYSAIGQILLEKSVAGWKEIEYEVMRDSADNCITICNMENIDPVGIHTGDSIVIAPSQTLSDREYQMLRTAALKIIRALKIEGGCNVQFALNPHSFEYIVIEVNPRVSRSSALASKATGYPIAKMAAKIAIGLTLAELTNPVTGKTSACFEPALDYCVVKIPRWPFDKFPTADRRLGTQMKATGEVMAIERSFEAALQKAIRSLEIGLDSLQLPKLGALSDMAIEHRLQEADDERLFVVAEAFRRHFTVKEVYQLTKIDPWFLEKIRGLVELERQIKKTPWGQVTSEFLQLVKSKGFSDRALARWWGVEEREVRDRRAEWGIRPVYKLVDTCAAEFEAATPYYYSSYEQEDEVEVSTRPKVVVLGSGPIRIGQGIEFDYCSVHSVWGLQELGYETIIINNNPETVSTDFDTADKLYFEPLTVEDVLHVIEKEQPLGVIVQFGGQTAINLAAKLEAAGVKILGTSVQSIDLAEDREKFAALLAKLGIPQTEGKAVFSVTEGVEWARQLGYPLVVRPSYVLGGRNMEIVQKEEELVHYLTTAVEITPEHPVLIDRYLLGREVEVDAIGDGKDIFIPGIMAHVERAGVHSGDSMAVYPAQGLSREEEELLVDYTLRIGRALQVCGLINIQYVISNGQVYVLEVNPRASRTVPVLSKVTAVPMVAVATKAMLGESLTKQGYYHGLKPPSPWITVKAPVFSFEKLGGVEISLGPEMKSTGEVMGTAAEYPAALLKAMQAANIKLPAGGTVFWSVADWDKEEAARLAARFAAYGFQLAAAGDTWRYFAERGLQVTELEEDLTAIRTGRIQLVINTPTQGKNPGRRGFQLRRTAAEYRIPCLTSLDTANAVLQVLEYLAAGGTAEPLELAVYTG, encoded by the coding sequence ATGCCCAAAAGACAGGATATTAAAAAAGTGCTGGTAATCGGTTCCGGGCCCATTATCATCGGCCAGGCGGCGGAATTCGATTATGCCGGTACCCAGGCTTGCAAGGCTTTGAAAGAAGAAGGGCTGGAGGTAGTGCTGGTCAATTCCAACCCGGCGACCATTATGACCGATGCCAATATGGCGGATAAAATTTATATCGAGCCATTACAGTGGCAGACGGTGGCTCAAATCATAGAAAAAGAACGGCCTGATGGACTGTTACCTACCCTGGGTGGACAGACTGGCCTGAATATAGCTGTTGAACTGGCGGAGAAAGGGATTTTGCAGCAATATGGTGTCGCCCTGCTGGGAACTCCCCTGGAGGCGATCAAGCGGGCTGAGGATAGGGAATTATTCCGGGCCTTAATGCTGGAGATCGGTGAACCTATTCCTCCCAGTACCATCGTAGAAACAGTAGATGCTGCCCTGGCCTTTGCCGAGGAGATTGGCTATCCGGTGATCGTTCGTCCCGCTTATACCCTGGGAGGATCCGGGGGCGGAATTGCCCATAATGCCAGGGAACTGGCGCAAATCGCTGATAAGGGCTTGAAGTACAGTGCTATCGGGCAGATTCTGCTGGAAAAAAGCGTGGCCGGCTGGAAGGAAATCGAGTATGAGGTAATGCGGGATAGTGCCGATAACTGCATTACCATTTGTAATATGGAAAACATCGACCCGGTGGGAATTCATACCGGGGATTCCATTGTTATCGCGCCTTCCCAGACTTTAAGTGACCGCGAGTATCAGATGCTACGCACTGCCGCACTGAAGATAATCAGGGCCTTAAAAATTGAGGGTGGATGTAATGTCCAATTCGCCTTAAATCCTCACAGTTTTGAATATATAGTAATCGAGGTTAATCCCCGGGTGAGCCGCAGCTCGGCCCTGGCGTCAAAAGCGACTGGTTATCCCATTGCCAAGATGGCGGCCAAAATTGCCATTGGCCTGACCCTGGCTGAGTTGACTAACCCGGTTACTGGTAAAACCAGTGCCTGCTTTGAACCGGCCCTGGACTACTGTGTAGTCAAGATTCCCCGCTGGCCGTTCGATAAATTTCCCACGGCTGACCGGCGACTGGGAACTCAGATGAAGGCTACCGGGGAAGTGATGGCCATTGAACGCAGCTTTGAGGCCGCTTTACAAAAGGCAATCCGCAGTCTGGAAATCGGTTTGGACAGTTTGCAATTGCCCAAACTGGGTGCTCTTTCCGATATGGCCATCGAACACCGGCTGCAAGAAGCCGATGATGAAAGGCTGTTTGTGGTGGCAGAGGCTTTTCGCCGCCATTTTACCGTGAAAGAGGTTTATCAGCTTACGAAAATCGATCCCTGGTTCCTGGAAAAGATTCGCGGTCTGGTGGAACTGGAAAGGCAAATCAAAAAAACGCCCTGGGGTCAGGTAACTTCGGAATTTTTACAGTTGGTCAAAAGCAAAGGTTTCAGTGATCGGGCCCTGGCTCGCTGGTGGGGAGTAGAAGAACGTGAAGTGCGGGATCGGCGGGCAGAGTGGGGCATTCGCCCGGTTTATAAGCTGGTGGATACCTGTGCTGCTGAGTTTGAAGCAGCTACTCCCTACTATTATTCTTCTTATGAGCAGGAGGATGAAGTAGAAGTCAGTACCAGACCGAAAGTGGTGGTGCTGGGCTCGGGGCCGATCCGCATCGGTCAGGGGATTGAGTTTGATTATTGTTCAGTCCATTCTGTCTGGGGTTTGCAGGAACTGGGTTATGAAACCATTATTATCAATAATAACCCCGAAACAGTGAGTACGGATTTTGATACGGCGGATAAATTATATTTTGAACCTCTGACAGTGGAAGATGTTCTGCATGTAATTGAAAAAGAACAGCCTCTGGGAGTGATTGTACAATTCGGCGGCCAAACTGCCATTAATCTGGCAGCCAAACTGGAGGCGGCCGGAGTGAAAATCCTGGGTACGTCCGTGCAGTCCATTGACCTGGCAGAAGACCGGGAAAAATTCGCTGCCCTGTTAGCTAAACTGGGAATTCCCCAGACGGAAGGCAAGGCGGTCTTCTCGGTTACAGAAGGGGTGGAATGGGCCCGGCAGCTGGGTTATCCCCTGGTAGTGCGTCCTTCCTATGTTCTGGGCGGCCGCAATATGGAGATTGTCCAAAAAGAAGAGGAGCTGGTCCACTATTTAACCACAGCAGTGGAAATCACCCCCGAACATCCGGTGCTGATTGACCGCTATCTGCTGGGGCGGGAAGTCGAGGTAGATGCCATCGGTGATGGTAAGGATATATTTATTCCTGGCATTATGGCCCATGTGGAGAGGGCGGGGGTGCATTCCGGGGACTCCATGGCGGTTTATCCGGCTCAGGGTTTAAGCCGGGAAGAGGAAGAACTGCTGGTGGATTATACCTTGCGGATCGGTCGGGCCTTGCAGGTATGTGGTCTTATCAATATTCAGTATGTGATCAGCAACGGTCAGGTTTATGTGCTGGAAGTCAACCCACGGGCGTCCCGGACGGTGCCGGTGTTGAGTAAAGTGACGGCAGTGCCCATGGTGGCGGTAGCTACCAAAGCCATGCTGGGAGAGAGCCTGACCAAACAGGGGTATTATCATGGCCTCAAGCCCCCCTCTCCCTGGATTACTGTCAAAGCCCCTGTTTTTTCCTTCGAGAAACTGGGCGGGGTGGAAATCTCCCTGGGCCCGGAAATGAAGTCCACCGGTGAGGTAATGGGCACAGCGGCGGAGTATCCTGCTGCCTTGCTGAAAGCCATGCAGGCCGCCAATATCAAGTTGCCTGCGGGCGGAACGGTGTTCTGGTCGGTAGCGGATTGGGACAAGGAGGAAGCGGCCCGGCTGGCTGCTCGCTTTGCCGCTTATGGCTTCCAGCTGGCAGCTGCAGGAGATACCTGGCGCTATTTCGCGGAACGGGGATTACAGGTAACGGAACTTGAAGAAGACCTGACAGCGATCAGAACTGGTCGCATTCAGCTGGTAATCAATACACCTACCCAGGGGAAAAATCCGGGGCGGCGGGGCTTCCAGCTGCGCCGCACGGCAGCGGAATATAGAATTCCGTGCTTAACTTCTCTGGATACGGCCAATGCGGTATTGCAGGTGCTGGAGTACCTGGCTGCCGGCGGCACGGCTGAACCCCTGGAACTGGCGGTATATACAGGTTAA
- a CDS encoding argininosuccinate synthase, producing MKKVVLAYSGGLDTSIIIPWLKENYGYEVIAMVADLGQGEELAPLREKAIKSGASKIYIEDLKQEFVEDFIWPTLKAGAIYEGKYLLGTSFARPLIAKRLVEIARQEGAEAVAHGATGKGNDQVRFELAVKALAPDLKIIAPWRLWDIRSREDAIDYAQARGIPVPVTKARPYSMDRNLWHLSHEGADLEDPWNEPQKDVLMLITPPEEAPDQPTYVELEFEQGIPVKLNGEALDGVSLIEKLNEIAGANGVGVVDMVENRLVGMKSRGVYETPAGTVLYAAHRELELLCLDRATLHYKDLVAQRYAELVYDGVWYHPLREAIDAFVNVTQKTVTGTVRLKLYKGSCTPAGAKSPYSLYHQELSTFGRDEIYNQKDAEGFINLFGLPLLVRAMMEEKNRK from the coding sequence ATGAAAAAAGTAGTGCTGGCATATTCGGGGGGATTGGATACCTCCATTATCATTCCCTGGCTAAAAGAAAATTACGGATATGAAGTAATTGCTATGGTCGCCGATTTGGGACAAGGGGAAGAACTGGCTCCCCTGCGGGAAAAAGCCATCAAATCCGGAGCCAGCAAGATTTATATTGAAGACCTGAAACAGGAATTTGTCGAGGACTTTATCTGGCCTACCCTGAAAGCAGGGGCCATTTATGAAGGCAAGTATTTGCTGGGCACTTCCTTTGCCCGCCCCTTGATTGCCAAACGGCTGGTGGAAATTGCCCGTCAGGAAGGGGCGGAAGCGGTGGCTCACGGAGCTACCGGCAAAGGCAATGACCAGGTACGGTTTGAACTGGCCGTAAAAGCCCTGGCCCCTGATTTGAAGATCATTGCTCCCTGGCGCCTGTGGGATATCCGCTCCCGGGAAGATGCCATTGATTATGCCCAGGCCCGGGGTATTCCCGTACCGGTGACCAAGGCCCGGCCCTATTCCATGGACCGTAACCTCTGGCATTTGAGCCATGAAGGGGCTGATCTGGAGGATCCCTGGAATGAACCGCAAAAGGATGTATTGATGCTGATTACCCCGCCGGAAGAAGCTCCGGACCAGCCGACCTATGTGGAGCTGGAATTTGAACAGGGCATTCCGGTGAAGCTGAACGGTGAAGCTCTGGATGGGGTCAGCCTGATTGAGAAACTGAATGAAATCGCCGGTGCCAATGGTGTGGGTGTGGTAGACATGGTGGAAAATCGCCTGGTGGGGATGAAATCCCGGGGAGTTTATGAGACTCCGGCCGGCACTGTCCTCTATGCTGCCCACCGGGAATTAGAACTGCTCTGCCTGGACCGGGCCACTTTGCATTATAAGGACCTGGTAGCCCAGCGCTATGCTGAACTGGTATACGATGGGGTCTGGTATCATCCCCTGCGGGAAGCCATTGATGCTTTTGTCAATGTGACTCAGAAGACGGTGACCGGTACCGTACGGTTAAAGCTGTACAAAGGCAGTTGCACACCGGCAGGAGCCAAGTCGCCCTATTCCCTCTATCACCAGGAGCTGTCCACCTTTGGTCGGGACGAAATCTACAACCAGAAGGATGCGGAAGGCTTTATCAATCTCTTCGGCCTACCCCTGCTGGTACGGGCGATGATGGAGGAAAAAAATCGCAAATAG
- a CDS encoding SDR family oxidoreductase, which yields MKKTAIITGGAHGIGKAIALKLLQQQIQVAIWDIAEQAGKETEAELQHHGKIKFFLVDIASEPQVREAIQATVAYFGGIDYLVNNAAISCNKPLAELTLAEWERVITVNLTGTFLCTKYAAPHLRERQGAIVNLCSTRAFMSEPNTEAYSASKGGIYALTHALAMSLGPEVRVNCISPGWIEVNNPEALTSSDHQQHPVGRVGKAEDVAALAWFLLSDESGFITGQNFIIDGGMTRKMIYL from the coding sequence ATGAAGAAAACAGCTATTATTACCGGTGGCGCCCATGGTATTGGTAAAGCTATTGCCCTTAAACTACTTCAGCAACAAATTCAGGTCGCTATCTGGGATATCGCTGAACAGGCCGGAAAGGAAACAGAAGCGGAACTGCAGCATCATGGCAAAATTAAATTCTTCCTGGTCGATATCGCCTCAGAACCCCAGGTAAGGGAAGCAATACAGGCTACCGTCGCTTATTTTGGGGGCATAGATTATCTGGTCAATAATGCAGCCATATCATGTAACAAGCCATTGGCTGAATTGACTTTAGCTGAATGGGAACGGGTCATAACCGTTAACCTGACAGGAACTTTCCTGTGCACTAAATATGCTGCCCCCCACCTCAGAGAACGGCAGGGGGCAATTGTCAACCTCTGCTCTACCCGGGCCTTCATGTCCGAACCCAATACAGAAGCCTATTCTGCCTCCAAAGGGGGCATCTATGCCTTAACCCACGCCCTGGCCATGAGCCTGGGCCCGGAAGTGAGGGTTAACTGCATCAGCCCTGGCTGGATTGAAGTAAATAATCCAGAAGCTCTAACCAGCAGTGACCATCAGCAACATCCAGTCGGCCGGGTGGGCAAAGCTGAAGATGTAGCTGCCCTGGCCTGGTTTTTGCTTTCCGACGAAAGCGGGTTTATTACCGGGCAAAACTTCATTATCGATGGTGGTATGACCAGAAAAATGATTTATCTTTAA